The following is a genomic window from Methanoplanus sp. FWC-SCC4.
GGGAAACAGGCGGAGCTTTGGGTTTAGGTTTTGCCGGCCTGTGGATTTATGCCCGCAAAGGAAACGCCTTTGGTGCGGCACATGTGTTAGAATTCCCCGTAGTGAACTGAAAATCTCAAATATTTCAATTTAAGGCAATAAATATTGAGTTTCCAATTTTGATCAGAATATATTTATTGAATGATGCATATGAATGCTCTGATGGACATGCATAATGAGAGATGTGATCCCGATGTGGGGAGGACTGCACCTCTGACAAGGAAGGAGGTTCTTTCTCTTGTTCCGAAAGTTACCGGGTGGGAAATTCGGGAGAGTAAACTCCGGAGACTTTACAGAGGCGAAAATTTTGAAGACTGCGTTATATTTCTGGATGATCTGACCGATTTGTGCAATACCCAGTGCCATTATCCTGACATCAGCATTTCAAAGGGGAGGCTGATTGAGGTTTCATGGTATACATATGCAAGCGGCGGACTGACAAGAAATGACTTTATAATGGCATCAAAAATGAACAGCAGTGAAAAATTTAATATTTAGAGGGGGAATGCCCTGTTTATTGCAGAGATTATATTCTCTTTAGGGTAAGCTCCCGTGAGCCTGTGGACCATACGGCCGTTTGCGAAGAAGAGTAGTGTCGGTATTGCAGTTATCTGGAATGATGCTGCAAGACTCTGGTTTTCATCAGTATTGCACTTGCCAAATGCCACTCTTCCCGCATATTCGGATGAGAGTTCCTCAATTACGGGTGCAACACGTCGGCATGGTCCGCACCATTCGGCCCACAGATCGATTACGACAAAAGAATTTTTGGAGATGAAATCATTGAAGTTTATCCCGGTAATTTCAGTTACGCCGGGATTTTTGCTTTTCTGAACCATATTTGAAAGCTCCTCAAGTTTTTTCTCCCTGATTTTTTTTATTTCATCATCGAATGTGTTGTCGGTCATTAATTACCAGATAATGATCTCTTTTACAATTAAGCATTCGATAACCGTTATGGCGGTATAGTATGAAATTCAGAGATAATCTCCTGGTTTGTTTTGATTTCTGCCTTAGATATGGATAATAACTAAATTTTTGAAGTTTATGCAAATCCAATATTAATATCAAAAGTTTAATTAGTGTTCACGTAGACTTGATATAGCACACGAGCGTAGTGGAGCGAGGTGGGGTAGTCAGGAAATCCCGACGGGCTCATAACCCGTAGATCAATGGTTCAAATCCATTCCTCGCTATAAAAAAAGCGGTGTAATTTTCTCTTTTATGAATGTTATCCGAGTAATCTTTTGAATTCTTACAATTTGACTGATCTGATTTTGGTTATTTCACAGTGCTTTGCTGACTCTGATTTTTTATCTGGTAAATTCTTATTAGTGTCTGTTTCCCCGGTAAAAAAGTTTAAAAAAATGGATTTAAAGGTTTATCCGGATTTTGTTATTCCGTCCGGAATCATTCTGATCCTGAATAGAATATTTTTGCAAGCTCCTTTGTGTCTTCCATAGCTTTGTCCGGCAGTTCTGGTATAAAAAGCGCAGGCAAAACGCCTTTCTTTGAATAGCGCTCATTGCCAATGACCACTTCGGCGGATGCACGGATTCCTGAAAATTCTGCAAAAACCTTTGTTTTGCCCTGATTTTCTGCCGTAAACATACCCTCTTTTGAAATGGAAGCGACACTTTCATCCCCAACACTCCAGTTGGGATATACAATTCTGGTAACGCCTTTTGTGTCTGTTGCGGCTGCGACAAACCTGATTACATCACCTTTGATGGCACCCGCACTTCCAGGCACGATAATTATTTTTTCTACCGGGTACTCAGACATCCTCGCTATTGCAACATTTCTTTCTGTATGGATGTCGCTTCCATATCTGTTTTCGACCTTCAGGCTGACGTCATAAACTCCCGGCGTCTCAAATGTGTGAACCGGATTCTGCTCCTCTGAGAAGGTGTTGTCGCCGAAGTACCAGAGCCATGAGTCGGCCTCTCCTGACGAGATGTCGCTGAAGCTGACTACCGGCTTTTCCGGTGTGCTCTTTTCATCATAGCTGTAGACAAAAGCGGCTTTGGGCGCACCCCCAACATCCACCAGATCTGTCTTTGTCCTGGTAACCCCTCCGTAGCTGTTTTTAACAGTAAGGCTTACGGTATATTTTCCGGCACTCTGGTAGATATGCTGCGGGTTTTTGAGAACAGAGCCTGTTCCGTCTCCAAAGTTCCACAACCTTCCCGTGATGATGCCTGATGAGTGATCATAGAATCTGGTTGTAAACGGCATCTCTCCTGTTATCTCATCCTCGCTGAAGTCAGCTAAGGGCAGTGCCCCTGTTGTGATGTATCCGGGAAGTGTCTTTGTCGTGCTTCCGTAGATATTTGAAACTGTAAGCGAGACATTGTATGAGCCGGGGATTTTGTAGATATGGGCAGGGTCGGTTTCCAAAGATGTTTCACCGTCTCCGAAATCCCACTTAAAGTTTGTTAAAACACCTGGTGTTATCGCCGCACCTGATGAGAATTTAACATTCAGAGGGGCAAGCCCGTCCCTTACATCCGCTTCGAAGAATGCTTTTGGTGTATCCGATCCTGATATTTCAAAATATACTATCCTGTAATCATTCCCTGTTTTGTCAGTCCAGACTATGTTTCTCTCCCAAATATCCGGACTTCTCAGGTCGCCTTTTCCCGAATATACGAATGCGGATATTGAAGTTGAGAGATCGTGCAGGATTATATTCTGGTTTTCGCTCTCTGAATCTCCCCAAACAATAAACGGCCCTGATATTTTCGGATTTCCGGGGTTTTTCAAATTTTCGGAAATATTTTTAATTGTGCCTGTGTTCTCATCAAACAGCAAAATGGTGTATGAATCGCCTTCCTTTACTTCCCAGACTGCCCTTCCCGATGAGACCGAAAAATCATTCGGAACAGGGCTGTAAAGGTTTTGTGCGGTTCCGCCCGAAAGCGGCTTTTTATATAGCGTTCCCTTCTCAGTCCAATACAGAAAATCGCCGGAAATTGTTGGTGAATGCTTGTCGCTTGTCCGTGACTCCCTTAAAAGTCCCGTTTTTCCTGTTTTTTGGTCATGCACCATTATGTTTGTATAGCCGCGGTAGCGTCCGTCAAGCCAGACTATTGACTCATCCGAAATAGCCGGAGTTCCCTGATTTGCCGGGTATTGGGAGACATAATTTTTTGTCTTATCCTCAGCGTTGTAAATTATAATTTGTGAGGGCGAGGAGAATGATCTTTTCTCCCCCCATACCACAAGGCTGCCTGAGATATCAGTCAAAAAGGAGGTATATCGTGATGATTCAACAGGATTTATCTCACCGGTCTTCAGTTCGCTGATATACAGGGACTGGCCCTTTTGTTCCTTCTCTGTCCAGATAACATATTTGTCTGAAACAAGAGGATTCCATTTGACGCCCGTGTCGTTTGTTATTTCCCTGAATTCGCCGGATACTGTGTATTCTGCTGCCATAACCGGCATTACGGATAACAGCAAAAAAAGTCCCAGAAGTATTGTTGTGTATAGCAGTGTTCGGGAATTCGGGTTCATTTAAAATTTATTTAATTCGCAACTTATAAAAATGGGTAGTTTTTTTGTTCCTGTAAACCAGGAGCCTTAAATTAAAAGTCTTTAAGATCACTCTGGAAGGTTCCGGCCACATATTCAATGTGCCTTGGGCATCCCTTCTCGCCTTTTATGCAAAGCGGATATTCGCCTGTGATGCACCCGACACAGAGGTCGTCATTTGGAATACCTGTTGCCTTAATTAGTGACTCCAGTGAGACATGATGAAGCGATGTTGCTCCGATCTGTTCACAGACTTCATCGTTTGTTTTTTTGCTTGCAATAAGCTCTTCTCTTGTAGGCATATCAACGCCGAGATAGCACGGCGCCTTAATCGGCGGTGAACCGATTCTCATGTGAACCTCTCTTGCCCCTGCATCCTTAACGATGTCAATTATGCGGCGTGAGGTTGTACCTCTAACAATACTGTCGTCCACCAGCACAACCGACTTACTATTCAGATGCTGTTTTACCGGGTTGAGCTTGATTCTTACTGCATTTTCCCTCGCTTCCTGGTTAGGCATGATAAATGTCCTTCCCATGTAGCGGTTTTTGATAAGACCTTCCCTGTAAGGTATACCTGAGCTCTCGGAATATCCGGTTGCATGGGCAATCCCTGAGTCAGGAACCGGGGATATAATATCCGCATCGACCGGTGCTTCTTGATGAAGTGATTCTCCGATTCTGCGGCGGACGTCATAAACCAGTCTTCCGTCAATTACAGAATCAGCACGGGCAAAGTAGATATATTCAAATATGCAGTGTCCGTGTGATGAGGCCTCTGTAATCTGTGTGCACTTTACACCTTCAGATGAGATGCAGAGCATCTCGCCGGGTTTTACATCCCGGATTAGTTCTCCGTTTAAAGCGTCGATTGCTACTGTTTCAGAACAGACGATGTATCCTTCTCTTGTTTTTCCAATGCAGAGGGGGCGGATTCCAAGAGGATCGCGGAAAGCGTATATTTTGTCATTTATCATTATGACGACAGAATAAGAACCCTCAAGATTTTTCATGCATGAAAGGACTGCGTCCTCCATTTTATCCGTCTTTCTTAGTTCATCCACAATGATATTGCCTATTACTTCGGTATCGGTTGAAGTGCAGAATATTTGTCCCCTGTCTTCGAATTTTTTCCGAAGTTCCGTTGTGTTTGTCAGGTTTCCGTTGTGGGCGACTGAGATTTTTTTGTTTTGAAATGTAAAGTTAAAAGGCTGGATGTTCTCCGGAATTTTAGAGCCTGTGGTTGGGTATCTTACATGCCCTACACCGACATCGCCTTTTAGTTCTTTTAAAATATCTGCATTGAAAATATCGGCTACCAGACCCTGGTCTTTGCACTTATGGAGTCTTTCACCGTCAAAAGTGGTAATTCCCGCACTCTCCTGGCCCCTGTGCTGGAGCGCATAGAGAGCGTAATATAACGGGAATGATACGCCGCCAGCATCGACGATGCCAACGATTCCGCACATGGTTTTAGTGGGTTGGTGTTTTTGATTTCTTGGTTACCCAGTTGTACTTGCGCATCTTTGTGCTCTTTCCAAAGCCGCATGCAGAGCATACCTTGTGGCGCTCATGGAATGATATTCTTCCGCATCTTCTGCACACAATGTGTGTTGTTTTCTGTCTTTTGCCTCTTGATGGCGTTCCTTTACTCATTTTAAGTCACCTGTTATATGTATAAATAAAAAATTATGTCTCTTTGTTTACTCTACTGACGGAGAGATGTAGATAACATTATCTCCACGGACAATGAGAGTGCCGGCTTTTTGTGTGACACCATCTATCTCTTCTTCTGCATTCTCAAGCACAAGGTTCATGTGAACATCGTAACCCTGAAGAATTCCGCGAATTTCTCTTCCTCCCTTGAGGCTTACAATTACGGGCTTCTGGTTAAGTGCCTTATCTAAAATTTCCAACGGTCTTTTTGTCATGAGATTCCCTGGTTTATTCTATGAGGATAGTATAATTGCGAGTGGAACATAAATAAATATAGCGCCACGATGCCGGGGGATCCCGGCAGGTTTTTCAGGAGAAATTATATCTTTGCAACAGTTGATAGGAATGATTAAATGGGTAAACTGAGTGTCAGAAAGCGTTATACTGTTCGTAAATCCAAGCTTTCAAAAATATATGAATCACTCCGTGAACAGATTGGTGATTCAGCGGAACTGTATAAATCAGACCGGGTTGAGATAGTCGAGACAACCGGTGATGCAGTAATTTACCTTGTCGACAAAAAACCGCTTCTGATGGATTTGGATGGAATTGTGTTTCCTACATTACGGGGAGCAATTGCATTTCCTTTTCCTGAAAGAAGGGTCGTTGTGGATTCGGGTGCGATATCATTCATGGCAAAGGGCGCTGATCTCATGCGTCCCGGTATTGTATCACTGACAGATGATATCGAAAAAGATCTTCCCTTTGTGATCGTTGAGGAATCATACAATAAGCCCCTTGCAATAGGAATTGCCTCAATGGACGGTGCTGATATTGAGAGTGCCGAAAAAGGAAAGGTTGCAAAGAATATCCATTATGTCGGAGATGACATATGGAGCCTTGAGATTTAGGTGATTTGCTCTGCTCTCAATGGATACAATTAAATAAAATTCACTCTACAATTTTTCATATGGCTAAGAAGTTCGCATCCCTTTTCAAAAGGAATAACCAACCCGATGAGTCGGACTATATGGAGCTTGATCTGGCTTCAATTGAGACATCGGGCTCAGGTTCCGGTTCACCAGCTTCAATGTACGTAAAAATAGCTACGATAAATGAACTGCGGGACACCCCCCGTATAAAAGATGAGGTTTACAACGGAAATATTGTAATTGTTGATATCGGGCGTCTTAAGATGGATAAAATAACCTATGAGCGTGTCTTAAAGGATCTCCGCGATGTCGCAATGGATGTAAACGGCGATATCGTTGGTCTTGGCGACCAGAAATATGTAATTCTTACACCAATGTCTGTAAAAGTCTCCCGTGATAAGATTGGAGGAGCCTGAAATTGCGGCGTGTAATTGTCGCACCTTGTCCGGTTTGTTCCACTGAAATCCAATATATATACCAGACAGAAAGAATCCCCTATTTTTCCGAAGTTATGCTTGCAAGCGCAATTTGTGAATGCGGTTTTCGTTCTGTGGACACTCTGGTTCTGGGTGACGGGGAGCCTGTTAGATACACTCTTGAGATAAACAGTGCCGAGGATCTTAATTCAAGGGTTATCAGGAGCAGTCAGGGCACAATAGAGATCCCTGAGTTCGGTGTTTTAATCGAGCCCGGGCCAATGTGTGAGGCTTTCATCTCAAATGTTGAGGGAGTCATATTCAGGATAATCAAGGTGCTGGACAACATTCTTCTCTCAGCCGATGAAGAACAGAAAAAAAATACCCTTGCATTAAAGGAGAGACTTCTAAATGCGTGTGAGGGTAAAGAGCCCTTCAGACTCATTATTCAGGATATGGACGGAAACAGCGGGATTGTGAACAAAAAAGCTGTCAAATCCGAACCCATACCATATGATATTGAAGATGAATGTGACGAATAAAGGCTGAAAATAAAAAATTCTTTTTTTTGGGGATGTGTTTTATTGGTTTTTGACCGGATTTTTAAAAAAGATCTCGAAGAAGAGCTTGAAAGATGCAGGGGAGAGGCTGAGAGCCTTTCAAAGGATAATGAAAAACTCCGGTCAAGGCTTGCAAAACGTGAGGAGAAGGCAAAATCAGAGCCCGGCATGATTCAGGAATTAAAAGAGGCTCTCAATCGTGCAGAAAATAAAATTCAGGTTCTCGAACACACAATATCCGAACAGAAAAGCAATAGTGAGATGTCTGCATCCTCCGTTTGTGCCGAAACATTTTATCTCCCGGCAAGGAAGTCGCTTGAGGTTTTATCCCGTCTTTCATCCTTAAAATCCGGGAGTGAAAATCTCCTCTCCTTTTACCTCCCTGCCGGCAGGGCCGTATCATCCATAGAAGGCCTTGACGGTGAAGCGGCAGGTTTCATCGGCGGTGCTGGTGCACAGAATGGAATTGCCGGGTTTTTTGACCTTTCTGATGTTTCACTGTGCAGGATTTTTGCAGTCCTTCCTTTTTCCCCGGAATCTCTCTCAGAGTCCCTCTCCCTTTCATTCAATACCGGCCCTGCCGAAGAGATTGTCGGAAAAAAGATCACTGTCGCGTTTGTACTTGCACACGGAGGGGAGTCGTTTATAGGTGTTTCAAACGAGACGGATCTTTTATACGGACAGCTTGTAAAAAGCAGCGTCAAGGAGAAGCATACCAAGGGAGGCTGGTCTCAGAAGCGTTTTGAGAGGCTTCGTGAGGAAGATATCAGACATCATGCAGAAAAGGCAGGGGAAGCCTTCATGGGGATGATGGACGAGTACAGGGGTATTGTGGATTTGATTGTCATCGGAGGCGACAAGGCACTTGGTGATTTAATTGTTGGAAATCCGCCTGTTCCGAAGATCTACCGCCAGTTTGAGACCAGGCCTGAAAAGCATGCAGGCGAGAAGATAAAAAAAGAGATCTGGTCATGCCGCTTTTATAAACTCAGCTAAAACAGAGAAAACTAAAATACAGAAAAAATATTTTGGTATAATTTTTTTAAAAGGCTTTTTTTAAAAATTTAAGATTATCAGATAATCTCTTTTCCTCTGAGCCAGATGCCTTCTTCCGCTTTGATCTTACCGACCACCTGTGCATCAGGAACGATCTCGAGTAAGCAGTCTGCCTCAATTTCGGGGACTACAAATACATAGCCCATGCCCATGTTGAAGGTGCGGTACATCTCATCTTCGGCAACCTCTCCGACTTCCTCCATCCATTCATATACGGGCTGTGGCTTGTTCGGGTCTGTTATATCGAATCCGAACTTTCCGAGTCTTTTGAGGTTTCTGAGTCCTCCGCCTGTGATGTGGCACATTCCGTGCACCTCACACTGTGCTGTAACTTCGAGAACCTCACTGTAGATTCTTGTAGGTGTTAAAAGTTCATCGCCGAGAGTCTTTCCCCATGGCATCATGTCATCGTATGATGCGTAGGATTCCACAAGTTTTCTTGCAAGTGTGAGTCCGTTTGAGTGGATGCCGCTTGAGGGAACTCCTATAATGACATCTCCTGGCACAATTTTTTCGCCGTTTATGATCCTGTCCTTCTTCTGAACACCAAGGCATGTGCCTGCAAGGTCGAGACCGTTTACAATGCCCTTTAGCGTTGCTGTCTCTCCGCCGATAAGGTTCATGTTGGAAAGCCTTGCACCTTCGTTTAAGCCCTCTCCGATCTGGCGCATTTTGTCGATCTCAACGCCTTCTGTTGCGATGTAGTCAACGAATGCGACAGGCTCCATGTTCATCACGTAGAGATCGTTTACATTCATTGCAATACAGTCGATTCCAAGGGTGGACCAGTTTTCCATCCTGTCTGCCACAAGCATCTTTGTGCCGACACCGTCCACTGCAAGTGCAAGGACATAGTCTCCGAATTCTATGAGTCCTGCAAAGTGTCCTACATCACTGCACATTGAAAAGTCGCCTTTCCTTCTGTATGTGAGCATGTTGACGAGGGTTTTTAC
Proteins encoded in this region:
- a CDS encoding cell division protein SepF, whose protein sequence is MAKKFASLFKRNNQPDESDYMELDLASIETSGSGSGSPASMYVKIATINELRDTPRIKDEVYNGNIVIVDIGRLKMDKITYERVLKDLRDVAMDVNGDIVGLGDQKYVILTPMSVKVSRDKIGGA
- a CDS encoding RNA-binding protein, with the protein product MGKLSVRKRYTVRKSKLSKIYESLREQIGDSAELYKSDRVEIVETTGDAVIYLVDKKPLLMDLDGIVFPTLRGAIAFPFPERRVVVDSGAISFMAKGADLMRPGIVSLTDDIEKDLPFVIVEESYNKPLAIGIASMDGADIESAEKGKVAKNIHYVGDDIWSLEI
- a CDS encoding PKD domain-containing protein → MNPNSRTLLYTTILLGLFLLLSVMPVMAAEYTVSGEFREITNDTGVKWNPLVSDKYVIWTEKEQKGQSLYISELKTGEINPVESSRYTSFLTDISGSLVVWGEKRSFSSPSQIIIYNAEDKTKNYVSQYPANQGTPAISDESIVWLDGRYRGYTNIMVHDQKTGKTGLLRESRTSDKHSPTISGDFLYWTEKGTLYKKPLSGGTAQNLYSPVPNDFSVSSGRAVWEVKEGDSYTILLFDENTGTIKNISENLKNPGNPKISGPFIVWGDSESENQNIILHDLSTSISAFVYSGKGDLRSPDIWERNIVWTDKTGNDYRIVYFEISGSDTPKAFFEADVRDGLAPLNVKFSSGAAITPGVLTNFKWDFGDGETSLETDPAHIYKIPGSYNVSLTVSNIYGSTTKTLPGYITTGALPLADFSEDEITGEMPFTTRFYDHSSGIITGRLWNFGDGTGSVLKNPQHIYQSAGKYTVSLTVKNSYGGVTRTKTDLVDVGGAPKAAFVYSYDEKSTPEKPVVSFSDISSGEADSWLWYFGDNTFSEEQNPVHTFETPGVYDVSLKVENRYGSDIHTERNVAIARMSEYPVEKIIIVPGSAGAIKGDVIRFVAAATDTKGVTRIVYPNWSVGDESVASISKEGMFTAENQGKTKVFAEFSGIRASAEVVIGNERYSKKGVLPALFIPELPDKAMEDTKELAKIFYSGSE
- the purM gene encoding phosphoribosylformylglycinamidine cyclo-ligase, which codes for MTGFFKTGGHTYRDAGVDIDLEAEGVKTLVNMLTYRRKGDFSMCSDVGHFAGLIEFGDYVLALAVDGVGTKMLVADRMENWSTLGIDCIAMNVNDLYVMNMEPVAFVDYIATEGVEIDKMRQIGEGLNEGARLSNMNLIGGETATLKGIVNGLDLAGTCLGVQKKDRIINGEKIVPGDVIIGVPSSGIHSNGLTLARKLVESYASYDDMMPWGKTLGDELLTPTRIYSEVLEVTAQCEVHGMCHITGGGLRNLKRLGKFGFDITDPNKPQPVYEWMEEVGEVAEDEMYRTFNMGMGYVFVVPEIEADCLLEIVPDAQVVGKIKAEEGIWLRGKEII
- a CDS encoding 4a-hydroxytetrahydrobiopterin dehydratase, which codes for MMHMNALMDMHNERCDPDVGRTAPLTRKEVLSLVPKVTGWEIRESKLRRLYRGENFEDCVIFLDDLTDLCNTQCHYPDISISKGRLIEVSWYTYASGGLTRNDFIMASKMNSSEKFNI
- a CDS encoding 50S ribosomal protein L37e produces the protein MSKGTPSRGKRQKTTHIVCRRCGRISFHERHKVCSACGFGKSTKMRKYNWVTKKSKTPTH
- a CDS encoding Vms1/Ankzf1 family peptidyl-tRNA hydrolase, producing MVFDRIFKKDLEEELERCRGEAESLSKDNEKLRSRLAKREEKAKSEPGMIQELKEALNRAENKIQVLEHTISEQKSNSEMSASSVCAETFYLPARKSLEVLSRLSSLKSGSENLLSFYLPAGRAVSSIEGLDGEAAGFIGGAGAQNGIAGFFDLSDVSLCRIFAVLPFSPESLSESLSLSFNTGPAEEIVGKKITVAFVLAHGGESFIGVSNETDLLYGQLVKSSVKEKHTKGGWSQKRFERLREEDIRHHAEKAGEAFMGMMDEYRGIVDLIVIGGDKALGDLIVGNPPVPKIYRQFETRPEKHAGEKIKKEIWSCRFYKLS
- a CDS encoding ZPR1 zinc finger domain-containing protein, which codes for MRRVIVAPCPVCSTEIQYIYQTERIPYFSEVMLASAICECGFRSVDTLVLGDGEPVRYTLEINSAEDLNSRVIRSSQGTIEIPEFGVLIEPGPMCEAFISNVEGVIFRIIKVLDNILLSADEEQKKNTLALKERLLNACEGKEPFRLIIQDMDGNSGIVNKKAVKSEPIPYDIEDECDE
- the trxA gene encoding thioredoxin; its protein translation is MTDNTFDDEIKKIREKKLEELSNMVQKSKNPGVTEITGINFNDFISKNSFVVIDLWAEWCGPCRRVAPVIEELSSEYAGRVAFGKCNTDENQSLAASFQITAIPTLLFFANGRMVHRLTGAYPKENIISAINRAFPL
- the purF gene encoding amidophosphoribosyltransferase; amino-acid sequence: MCGIVGIVDAGGVSFPLYYALYALQHRGQESAGITTFDGERLHKCKDQGLVADIFNADILKELKGDVGVGHVRYPTTGSKIPENIQPFNFTFQNKKISVAHNGNLTNTTELRKKFEDRGQIFCTSTDTEVIGNIIVDELRKTDKMEDAVLSCMKNLEGSYSVVIMINDKIYAFRDPLGIRPLCIGKTREGYIVCSETVAIDALNGELIRDVKPGEMLCISSEGVKCTQITEASSHGHCIFEYIYFARADSVIDGRLVYDVRRRIGESLHQEAPVDADIISPVPDSGIAHATGYSESSGIPYREGLIKNRYMGRTFIMPNQEARENAVRIKLNPVKQHLNSKSVVLVDDSIVRGTTSRRIIDIVKDAGAREVHMRIGSPPIKAPCYLGVDMPTREELIASKKTNDEVCEQIGATSLHHVSLESLIKATGIPNDDLCVGCITGEYPLCIKGEKGCPRHIEYVAGTFQSDLKDF
- a CDS encoding LSM domain-containing protein, whose product is MTKRPLEILDKALNQKPVIVSLKGGREIRGILQGYDVHMNLVLENAEEEIDGVTQKAGTLIVRGDNVIYISPSVE